The Pseudodesulfovibrio sp. zrk46 genome contains a region encoding:
- a CDS encoding AzlC family ABC transporter permease, whose product MTTDVIENERVKSPLAQAFGHASPIIMGYVPVGAAFGVLAHKTGLSMLSTVLMSTIVFAGSAQLIAVAMFAAGMPPLSIIATTFVVNLRHLLMSASLAPYLRSWKKRELVIFGYEITDESFAVHSARFGNGDLSKRVSIYTNMIAHVSWIVASWVGFMTGSAIPDVKPLGLDYALPAMFIALLTMQVKNGLHVFVAGFTGMAAIILVQSGADQWSVIIATLLGATFGAGVETWMKR is encoded by the coding sequence ATGACAACGGATGTTATTGAAAACGAGCGGGTGAAATCGCCGTTGGCGCAAGCCTTCGGCCATGCATCGCCCATCATCATGGGCTATGTGCCCGTGGGGGCGGCCTTTGGCGTGCTGGCCCACAAAACCGGGCTGTCCATGCTCAGCACGGTGCTCATGTCCACCATCGTGTTTGCCGGGTCGGCCCAGCTCATCGCCGTGGCCATGTTCGCCGCAGGCATGCCGCCCCTGTCCATTATTGCCACCACCTTTGTGGTCAATCTGCGTCATCTGCTCATGTCCGCCTCGCTGGCCCCGTACCTGCGCAGCTGGAAGAAGCGTGAACTCGTCATCTTCGGTTACGAGATCACGGACGAATCTTTTGCTGTCCACTCTGCGCGCTTCGGTAATGGCGACCTGTCCAAGCGGGTGTCCATCTACACCAACATGATCGCTCACGTTTCATGGATCGTGGCCTCGTGGGTCGGATTCATGACCGGCTCCGCCATCCCGGATGTCAAACCGCTGGGGCTGGATTACGCCTTGCCCGCCATGTTCATTGCGCTCCTCACTATGCAGGTGAAGAACGGACTGCATGTGTTCGTGGCCGGATTCACCGGCATGGCTGCCATCATTCTGGTGCAGTCGGGCGCGGATCAGTGGAGTGTCATTATTGCCACCTTGCTTGGCGCAACCTTTGGCGCAGGAGTCGAGACATGGATGAAAAGATAG
- the hgcB gene encoding mercury methylation ferredoxin HgcB: MKDYRYLPDVATLTLNHDACVGCGLCVTVCPHRALIMKEGKAHIADLNGCIECGACMRNCPTEAVNVNPGTGCATLIMDNWLYEMSGGRLRKKCC, translated from the coding sequence ATGAAAGATTACCGATACCTTCCCGATGTTGCTACTCTCACGCTGAATCATGACGCCTGCGTCGGATGCGGTCTGTGTGTCACAGTATGCCCCCATCGCGCCCTGATCATGAAAGAGGGGAAAGCTCACATTGCAGACCTCAACGGCTGCATAGAGTGCGGTGCGTGTATGCGTAACTGCCCCACCGAGGCCGTAAACGTGAATCCGGGGACCGGCTGCGCCACTCTTATTATGGATAACTGGCTCTACGAAATGTCGGGTGGAAGACTCAGAAAAAAGTGCTGTTGA
- a CDS encoding PLP-dependent aminotransferase family protein, giving the protein MSMTTMNNDVYRYQAVEKHILGMVENGALQLGEKLPSLRKLSTNLGVSISTVNQAYVELERKGVIESRPRSGFFVKQKAMRLPRTESGPTPMEAPRPVTRIGLIQTVLESVGGTDTNEIPLGVVAPGTPLLPLKELGRITAAMIRDNPERALAYAPIPGDDELIRQIAFRSMELGIPAGPTDPVITAGCMEALYLGMRSITRPGDTVLIQSPTYYCFLQLLETLGLRVIEIPSDPEGGVSPAELAHALKTFDISACILAPNFNNPDASLTPDEAKQEIVRLLAERDIPLVEDDVYTDLHFTPKRPGTYKQFDEKGLVLLCSSFSKTIAPGYRVGWMLPGKFRQKVLEIKATTNVSTSAPGQMAIAEYLRQGRMERQIKRLRNAMETQMDTMQLHLERHFPVGTRVTHPRGGSVLWLELPKQVDSVELFFQARAKSIGIAPGPIFSTQDKFSNYIRLSCGAPWSEQMRQGIETLGGLATELAQK; this is encoded by the coding sequence ATGAGTATGACAACCATGAACAACGACGTATACCGCTATCAGGCCGTGGAGAAACACATCCTGGGCATGGTGGAAAACGGCGCACTGCAACTTGGCGAAAAGCTCCCTTCACTGCGCAAGCTGAGCACCAATCTGGGCGTATCCATCTCGACGGTTAATCAGGCATACGTCGAGTTGGAGCGCAAGGGGGTCATCGAATCCCGACCCCGGTCCGGCTTCTTCGTCAAGCAAAAGGCCATGCGCCTGCCACGGACCGAGTCCGGCCCTACGCCCATGGAAGCCCCCCGTCCCGTAACTCGCATCGGCCTCATTCAGACAGTGCTCGAATCGGTGGGCGGCACCGACACCAATGAAATTCCACTGGGCGTCGTGGCGCCGGGCACTCCCCTGCTCCCGCTCAAGGAGCTGGGACGCATCACCGCTGCCATGATCCGCGACAATCCCGAGCGGGCACTGGCGTATGCTCCCATCCCGGGTGACGACGAACTCATCAGACAGATCGCATTCCGCTCCATGGAGCTCGGCATCCCGGCAGGACCGACTGATCCGGTCATCACCGCGGGCTGTATGGAAGCCCTGTATCTGGGCATGCGCTCCATCACCCGTCCCGGTGATACGGTCCTCATCCAGTCCCCCACCTATTACTGTTTCCTGCAACTGCTGGAGACCCTCGGCCTGCGCGTCATTGAGATCCCCTCTGATCCCGAAGGCGGCGTTTCTCCGGCCGAGCTTGCTCATGCCCTCAAGACCTTCGACATCTCCGCCTGCATCCTTGCACCCAATTTCAACAACCCGGATGCCAGCCTTACACCGGACGAAGCCAAGCAGGAGATCGTGCGCCTACTGGCCGAACGCGATATTCCGCTGGTGGAGGACGATGTTTACACGGACCTTCACTTCACTCCCAAGCGGCCCGGCACGTACAAACAGTTCGACGAGAAGGGACTGGTTCTCCTGTGTTCCTCCTTTTCAAAGACCATTGCTCCTGGCTATCGCGTGGGATGGATGCTGCCCGGCAAGTTCCGGCAGAAGGTGCTGGAGATAAAGGCCACCACCAATGTCTCCACCTCGGCTCCAGGGCAGATGGCCATCGCCGAATACCTGAGACAAGGGCGTATGGAACGCCAGATCAAGCGACTGCGAAACGCCATGGAAACACAGATGGACACCATGCAGCTCCATCTGGAACGACATTTTCCGGTCGGCACTCGTGTCACCCATCCTCGTGGCGGCAGCGTGCTCTGGCTGGAGTTGCCCAAGCAGGTGGATTCGGTGGAGCTCTTTTTTCAGGCCCGCGCCAAAAGCATCGGCATCGCACCCGGCCCGATCTTCTCCACGCAGGACAAGTTCTCCAATTACATCCGCCTGAGCTGCGGCGCGCCATGGAGCGAACAGATGCGACAGGGCATCGAGACACTTGGCGGCCTGGCCACAGAGCTGGCTCAGAAGTAG
- the rarD gene encoding EamA family transporter RarD, with protein MTPRPISDKTSGFLAALGAFMAWGFLPMYWKEVQSVAPLEILCHRIVWSLVFIALVLTINKRWAETFAPMRSFRNVGILVLSSLCIGTNWLLYIWAVNTNHVLESSLGYYMNPLMNVILGFIVFQERPSRMQYVAIGLAAMGVANAVISYGEVPWVSLALAISFAFYGLLRKIAAVESLPGLFLETLILAPVSLYYILHLQVEGTSGFLAGDMHVDLFLMGAGVATAMPLIGFAFGARRLQLSTLGILQYLAPSIAFLLGVFLYHEPFGSSQLITFALIWSAVAVYSAESIITIRKQRRLAGSET; from the coding sequence ATGACACCACGTCCCATATCCGACAAAACCAGCGGATTCCTTGCTGCCTTGGGGGCCTTCATGGCCTGGGGCTTTCTTCCCATGTACTGGAAAGAGGTTCAGTCCGTTGCGCCTTTGGAGATCCTGTGTCACCGCATCGTCTGGTCACTGGTCTTCATCGCGCTGGTGTTGACCATAAACAAACGGTGGGCCGAAACCTTTGCGCCCATGCGATCCTTCAGGAATGTCGGCATCCTCGTCCTCAGCAGCCTTTGCATCGGTACCAACTGGCTCCTTTACATCTGGGCCGTGAACACCAACCACGTTCTGGAATCAAGCCTTGGCTATTACATGAATCCTCTCATGAACGTGATCCTCGGGTTCATTGTTTTCCAAGAGCGCCCGTCCCGCATGCAGTACGTGGCCATCGGACTGGCCGCCATGGGCGTGGCCAACGCCGTGATCAGCTACGGAGAAGTACCGTGGGTCTCACTGGCCCTTGCCATCTCCTTTGCCTTCTATGGACTGCTCAGAAAAATCGCTGCCGTGGAGTCCCTGCCCGGCCTGTTTCTCGAGACCCTGATTCTTGCGCCTGTTTCCCTCTATTACATCCTGCACTTGCAGGTTGAAGGGACCAGTGGGTTTCTCGCTGGCGACATGCATGTGGACCTCTTCCTCATGGGTGCCGGAGTAGCCACAGCCATGCCGCTCATAGGATTCGCCTTTGGTGCACGGCGGCTACAGCTCTCCACACTCGGCATTTTGCAATACCTTGCACCGAGCATTGCCTTCCTGTTGGGTGTATTTCTCTACCACGAGCCCTTCGGCTCCAGTCAGTTGATCACATTCGCCCTGATCTGGTCGGCTGTGGCCGTCTATTCGGCGGAATCCATCATCACCATTCGCAAGCAACGCCGCTTAGCCGGCAGCGAAACCTAA
- a CDS encoding ATP-binding protein: MKRWLAFIVLIICLLPCIAAAEVDIRVGYYEDAPLSFRGDKGRPQGLSIDILQEIASQSGWKLHFRRGNRSDTYNWLASGDVDIVAALPFSYDNADKFRFTTHSIIADWGAVYVSHLAVNNIQDLEGRYIGVVKGDPNADVFKNLAGSLGTGFTLIQFDSYHDVFRAIANKSVDAGIANRLYGLGHSESMGVHASTVLFNPVSIRFGVSMVSGEGLLQELDAHLGKLKENSRSAYYIGLEKWLAPVRSFDLLTDSPYLVAGIVLLVTVLLVGGLWLWQRLTLTSSEVSRREEELEKETKVRKRAQVALWESVERHRAMFTDNMLPQLLVNGARHEIVEVNPSAESFYGYPAGALIGMSLFDVNAEPLPKVKRYLQEISQGRNRLMAKHRLAGGRVRDVELFISTLYIHEEIHNFITVVDVSERVAAEKARMESEERLDQAVKGGDLAFWDWDVVTGSMVFSERYAEMLGYTLSELGDTYDDWLVRLHPEDYDQVQDDMRRALENENTSLNQQFRLRTRSGEWRWFSSRGRVSQRTETGQPLRMTGVAYDITARKETENRLASINECMLEFGSVPDENITRLTYLAGQLLGGSVAFYCRARQASLVTVSAWNMEEHLGSEVVSGHLSHDLIGRNVEGMYVVRKLQESRFVLTDPDVEVLEAETYAGHVVRVDGLPAGVLSVFFKDDYEPSAVDERLIGIIVAAMRVEEERNHSGQLLVEAKEAAELASRAKSEFLANMSHEIRTPLNGIFGMLQLVNETELNDEQRDFVATALTSGRSLLRVINDVLDFSKMEAGMLILEEEPFDFRHMVNSVLDNFTVQSSDKQLDMKVEIAEDMPQIIIGDEARIRQILFNLVGNAVKFTPKGSVTVESWKLPPVATGEPMRLFITVSDTGIGIPDDMIESVFRAFSQADGSYTRRYGGTGLGLGIVKRLVDLMGGEIAVESGGERGTRIHLFVKVQAGLGVPMTDDLPASVAIQVEPLNILLVEDERVNRMSVKRHLEKLGHTVTEAVDGLQALELLKWNDFDVTLMDIQMPNMDGLSTTRAIREYPEYIARADMPIVALTAHAMKGDREKFLSAGMDDYLAKPVEFVDLVGVLSRLSAAVRKRKTDA, encoded by the coding sequence TTGAAACGCTGGTTGGCATTCATAGTTCTGATTATCTGCCTGCTGCCGTGCATTGCGGCGGCTGAGGTGGATATTCGGGTCGGTTATTATGAAGATGCCCCTCTCTCGTTTCGTGGGGACAAAGGCAGGCCTCAGGGGCTCAGCATCGATATCCTGCAGGAGATCGCGTCCCAGTCCGGTTGGAAGCTCCATTTCCGCCGGGGCAACCGCAGCGATACTTACAATTGGCTGGCAAGTGGCGATGTGGATATCGTCGCTGCTTTGCCGTTCAGTTATGACAATGCGGACAAGTTCCGCTTCACCACCCATTCCATCATCGCCGACTGGGGAGCGGTGTACGTCTCCCATCTGGCCGTCAACAACATCCAGGATCTGGAAGGGCGGTACATCGGCGTGGTCAAGGGTGATCCCAACGCCGATGTCTTCAAGAATCTGGCCGGTAGTCTTGGTACCGGTTTTACCCTGATCCAGTTCGACAGCTATCACGATGTGTTCCGGGCCATTGCCAATAAGTCCGTGGATGCCGGTATTGCCAATCGACTCTACGGTCTGGGCCATTCCGAGAGTATGGGCGTACACGCGTCCACTGTGCTCTTCAATCCCGTGAGCATCCGCTTCGGCGTGTCCATGGTCAGCGGGGAAGGGCTGTTGCAGGAGCTGGATGCGCATCTGGGCAAGCTCAAAGAAAATAGCCGCTCTGCCTACTATATTGGTCTGGAAAAGTGGTTGGCTCCGGTTCGTTCTTTCGATCTTCTTACCGATTCACCCTATCTGGTAGCCGGCATCGTCCTGCTTGTTACCGTGCTGCTAGTCGGTGGCCTGTGGTTGTGGCAACGGCTAACGCTGACGTCCTCGGAAGTTTCTCGCCGTGAAGAGGAACTTGAAAAGGAAACCAAGGTCAGAAAGCGTGCACAGGTCGCCCTGTGGGAGAGTGTGGAGCGCCACCGCGCCATGTTCACCGACAATATGTTGCCGCAATTGCTGGTTAACGGTGCGCGCCATGAAATTGTAGAGGTGAATCCGTCTGCCGAGTCTTTTTACGGTTATCCTGCCGGGGCGCTGATCGGGATGAGTCTCTTTGATGTCAATGCCGAGCCCCTGCCCAAGGTCAAACGATACCTTCAGGAAATCAGTCAGGGGCGCAACCGCCTCATGGCCAAACACCGCCTCGCTGGCGGCAGGGTTCGTGATGTGGAGCTTTTCATCAGTACGCTCTACATCCATGAAGAAATACATAACTTTATCACCGTGGTGGACGTGTCCGAGCGTGTGGCCGCGGAAAAGGCCCGGATGGAAAGTGAAGAACGCCTCGACCAAGCGGTCAAGGGCGGTGATCTTGCCTTCTGGGATTGGGATGTTGTGACCGGTTCCATGGTCTTCAGCGAACGCTACGCCGAGATGCTGGGGTACACCTTGTCCGAGCTGGGCGATACCTATGACGACTGGTTGGTCCGACTGCACCCTGAGGATTATGATCAGGTACAGGATGACATGCGCCGTGCGCTGGAGAACGAGAACACCAGTCTCAACCAGCAGTTCCGTCTGCGTACTCGTAGCGGGGAGTGGCGCTGGTTTTCTTCCCGTGGTCGTGTGTCCCAGCGGACAGAGACCGGCCAGCCTTTGCGTATGACCGGTGTTGCCTACGACATCACGGCGCGCAAGGAGACCGAGAACCGTCTGGCCAGTATCAACGAGTGTATGCTGGAATTCGGCTCTGTGCCGGATGAAAACATTACTCGTCTGACCTATCTGGCGGGGCAACTGCTTGGCGGCAGTGTCGCGTTTTACTGTCGCGCACGTCAGGCCAGTCTGGTGACGGTAAGCGCCTGGAACATGGAAGAGCATCTGGGGTCCGAAGTGGTGTCCGGGCACCTCTCTCATGATCTGATCGGGCGCAATGTGGAGGGCATGTATGTCGTTCGCAAGTTGCAGGAATCCCGTTTTGTCCTGACCGATCCGGACGTGGAAGTTCTGGAGGCCGAGACCTATGCCGGGCATGTGGTGCGTGTCGACGGGCTCCCAGCCGGTGTACTGAGCGTCTTTTTCAAGGATGACTACGAGCCTTCCGCAGTAGATGAGCGGCTTATCGGTATTATCGTGGCCGCCATGCGCGTGGAAGAAGAGCGGAATCACTCCGGTCAGTTACTGGTGGAGGCCAAGGAGGCCGCAGAATTGGCCAGCCGGGCCAAGAGTGAATTTCTGGCCAACATGAGCCATGAAATCAGGACGCCCCTCAACGGTATCTTCGGCATGCTCCAGTTGGTGAACGAAACCGAACTCAATGACGAACAGCGCGACTTTGTGGCTACCGCACTTACTTCGGGGCGCAGCCTGTTACGCGTCATCAATGACGTCCTCGACTTCTCCAAGATGGAAGCCGGGATGCTCATTTTGGAAGAAGAGCCGTTCGATTTCCGTCATATGGTCAATAGCGTGCTCGATAACTTCACGGTTCAGTCCAGTGATAAGCAGCTTGATATGAAGGTGGAAATCGCCGAGGACATGCCGCAGATTATCATTGGTGACGAGGCGCGTATCCGGCAGATTCTGTTTAATCTGGTGGGCAATGCCGTGAAATTTACGCCCAAAGGCAGCGTGACCGTGGAGTCATGGAAGCTGCCTCCAGTTGCAACGGGCGAACCCATGCGGCTTTTCATCACCGTGTCCGATACAGGCATTGGTATTCCGGACGATATGATCGAGTCGGTATTCCGCGCATTCTCACAGGCTGACGGTTCCTACACCCGTCGTTACGGTGGTACTGGCCTTGGCCTCGGCATCGTCAAGCGGCTCGTCGACCTCATGGGCGGTGAGATTGCCGTGGAAAGCGGTGGCGAGCGGGGGACGAGAATCCACCTGTTTGTGAAGGTGCAGGCCGGACTCGGTGTTCCCATGACCGACGATCTGCCTGCGTCAGTAGCTATTCAGGTCGAGCCTTTGAATATCCTTTTGGTGGAAGATGAGCGGGTCAACCGCATGTCCGTGAAGCGTCATCTGGAGAAGCTCGGCCATACGGTCACCGAGGCAGTGGATGGCCTTCAGGCGCTGGAATTGCTCAAGTGGAACGATTTCGATGTGACACTCATGGACATCCAGATGCCCAACATGGATGGCCTGAGCACTACCCGGGCCATCAGGGAGTATCCCGAGTACATTGCCCGGGCTGATATGCCTATCGTGGCACTGACGGCGCATGCCATGAAAGGGGACCGGGAGAAGTTTCTGTCAGCGGGCATGGATGATTATTTAGCCAAGCCGGTGGAGTTCGTGGACCTGGTCGGTGTTCTCTCCCGCCTCTCCGCTGCCGTGCGTAAACGGAAAACAGATGCTTGA
- a CDS encoding AzlD domain-containing protein has translation MDEKIVILTIVGMTIVTYIPRVAPMLALASRSLPEPMVRWLSYVPTAVLSAMLFPSLLLKENAFDFSGDNFFLWAAIPAFLLAWKTKSFFGTVALGMGLVAAGRYFLG, from the coding sequence ATGGATGAAAAGATAGTCATACTGACCATCGTGGGCATGACCATTGTCACCTATATTCCCCGCGTGGCCCCGATGTTGGCATTGGCCTCTCGCTCCCTGCCCGAACCCATGGTGCGCTGGCTTTCCTACGTGCCCACAGCCGTCTTGTCGGCTATGCTGTTCCCGTCCCTGTTGCTCAAGGAGAACGCCTTTGATTTCTCGGGCGATAATTTCTTCCTCTGGGCAGCCATTCCCGCCTTCCTGCTGGCGTGGAAAACCAAGAGCTTCTTCGGCACCGTTGCCCTCGGCATGGGGTTGGTCGCCGCCGGACGATACTTTTTAGGATAA
- a CDS encoding metalloregulator ArsR/SmtB family transcription factor — MTPFNDDKLADICKALGHPARISILRQLIKEDRCICGRIVEALPLAQSTVSQHLKVLKEAGLVRGEIEGPKTCYCIDKETLFRLGLTMDSLMPENEVQP; from the coding sequence ATGACGCCATTCAACGACGACAAGCTGGCTGATATCTGCAAAGCGCTGGGACACCCGGCGCGCATAAGCATCCTGCGCCAACTCATCAAGGAAGACCGCTGCATCTGCGGCCGAATAGTGGAAGCGCTTCCTCTTGCCCAATCTACGGTGAGCCAGCACCTAAAGGTGCTCAAGGAGGCCGGACTGGTACGTGGCGAGATAGAAGGCCCAAAGACGTGTTATTGCATTGATAAGGAAACACTCTTTCGCCTGGGCCTGACCATGGACTCACTGATGCCGGAAAACGAGGTGCAACCATGA
- a CDS encoding aspartate/glutamate racemase family protein, producing MMKTIGLLGGMSWESSAEYYRVMNETVKHRLGGLHSAKIIMFSVDFAGLRAHMLKGDWDAIAEELSGAACTLEKAGADIMVIGTNTMHMVAPQVADAVDVPLVHIADATAAACKEQGATKVGLLGTIFTMEKPFYRDRLAENGIESIVPSRADRELVDKVIFDELCKGEFTDAARKEYVRIIEDMAAQGAQAVILGCTEIGLLVTPKDTDVPVLDTCRIHAEKCVELAFSEEL from the coding sequence ATGATGAAGACTATTGGGTTGCTCGGCGGCATGAGCTGGGAATCTTCGGCTGAATATTACCGTGTCATGAACGAAACCGTGAAGCACCGCCTCGGCGGGCTGCACTCGGCCAAGATCATCATGTTCAGCGTGGATTTCGCCGGGCTGCGCGCCCATATGCTCAAAGGGGATTGGGACGCCATCGCCGAGGAACTGTCCGGTGCGGCGTGCACGCTGGAGAAGGCGGGCGCAGACATTATGGTCATCGGCACCAACACCATGCACATGGTGGCTCCGCAGGTGGCGGATGCCGTAGATGTCCCCCTGGTTCATATCGCTGATGCCACGGCTGCGGCCTGCAAGGAGCAGGGTGCCACCAAGGTCGGCCTGCTCGGCACCATCTTCACCATGGAGAAGCCGTTCTATCGTGATCGTCTTGCTGAAAACGGCATCGAATCCATTGTGCCGTCCAGAGCGGATCGCGAATTGGTGGACAAGGTCATCTTTGACGAACTGTGTAAAGGCGAGTTCACGGATGCGGCCCGAAAGGAGTATGTCCGCATCATCGAAGACATGGCTGCACAGGGCGCACAGGCCGTGATTTTGGGATGTACCGAGATCGGGTTGCTGGTTACGCCGAAGGATACTGATGTGCCGGTTTTGGATACCTGCCGCATTCACGCGGAAAAATGTGTGGAACTGGCTTTTTCAGAAGAATTGTAA
- the hgcA gene encoding mercury methylation corrinoid protein HgcA, with protein sequence MTLNKPPFEPMDMMDPKDCAPTVCTSTDCAPGTPTAPEDDAPCUGPKPVPRAGDFEKPGYALEPFVDGFLDTAVGPVPRVATDLNFKDMLGTIGARTGYGRYDYKVVPGLYCVGNPTPESQVLVTANYKLTFDAVRKELGGQDVWLLIADTRGINVWCAAGKSLFSTEEIVLSVQKAQLDKVVSHRTLILPQLGATGTSATAIRKQSGFTVVYGPVEARDLPAFIAAGNKADETMRTVTFDLVQRAELIPVEVFQFVKPMAIVMLAVFLLSGIGSDFYSMSAAWSRGLTFAGASILAILAGCVAVPLLLPHLPWRHFSAKGALTGGLAGILATSLFNGEGATQAAALLIWNITAASYLAMNFTGSTPYTSPTGVEREMRQSLPWQIGGALVATILWLAAPFI encoded by the coding sequence ATGACCTTGAACAAACCTCCCTTTGAGCCCATGGATATGATGGACCCGAAGGACTGTGCGCCCACAGTCTGCACGTCCACTGACTGCGCTCCGGGCACGCCTACGGCGCCGGAAGACGACGCGCCCTGTTGAGGCCCCAAGCCTGTCCCCCGTGCCGGGGACTTTGAAAAGCCGGGCTATGCACTGGAACCATTCGTGGATGGGTTCCTCGACACCGCTGTCGGTCCCGTCCCTCGCGTGGCCACCGATTTGAACTTCAAAGACATGCTCGGGACCATCGGCGCCCGAACAGGGTATGGCCGTTACGACTACAAGGTCGTGCCGGGGCTGTATTGTGTGGGCAACCCCACCCCCGAGTCACAAGTCCTTGTCACCGCCAACTACAAACTCACTTTTGACGCCGTACGCAAGGAGTTGGGCGGTCAGGATGTCTGGCTGCTCATCGCAGATACCCGCGGCATCAACGTGTGGTGTGCGGCGGGCAAGTCCCTTTTTTCCACCGAAGAGATTGTCCTGAGCGTTCAAAAAGCCCAGCTGGACAAGGTAGTATCCCACCGCACCCTTATCCTGCCGCAACTCGGAGCAACCGGGACCTCGGCCACGGCCATTCGCAAGCAATCGGGGTTTACGGTTGTATACGGACCTGTTGAGGCCCGAGACCTGCCTGCCTTCATTGCGGCCGGAAACAAGGCCGACGAGACAATGCGCACTGTCACGTTTGATCTTGTTCAACGCGCAGAACTCATCCCCGTTGAAGTGTTCCAGTTCGTCAAGCCCATGGCTATCGTGATGCTGGCAGTATTCCTTCTGTCCGGTATCGGTTCGGACTTTTACTCCATGTCCGCGGCATGGAGTCGCGGGTTGACCTTTGCCGGAGCCAGCATCCTTGCCATACTGGCAGGATGTGTTGCCGTCCCACTACTCCTGCCCCACCTGCCGTGGCGACACTTCTCTGCCAAGGGAGCCCTGACCGGAGGACTGGCTGGCATACTCGCGACGAGTCTGTTCAATGGAGAAGGAGCAACACAAGCCGCTGCTCTGCTCATTTGGAACATCACCGCCGCATCCTACCTTGCCATGAACTTCACTGGTTCCACGCCGTACACTTCGCCCACAGGCGTCGAGCGTGAGATGCGCCAATCACTGCCGTGGCAAATCGGCGGAGCACTGGTCGCCACCATACTCTGGCTGGCAGCACCGTTTATATAG